In Pseudomonas fluorescens, a genomic segment contains:
- the bioD gene encoding dethiobiotin synthase, producing the protein MSAAYFITGTDTDVGKTTVAAGLLRAARQAGKSTAAGKPVASGCQVTPKGLRNADALALLAECSLPLTYAEVNPVAFEPAIAPHLAAREAGVALTVQSLLKPMQQVLARQADFTLIEGAGGWRVPLADQDNLSDLAMALKLPVILVVGVRLGCISHALLTAEAIARDGLPLAGWVANIIDPKTSRLEENLATLAERLPAPCLGRVPKLKHASAEAVAEHLQLDLLD; encoded by the coding sequence ATGAGCGCCGCTTATTTCATCACCGGTACCGACACCGATGTCGGCAAGACCACCGTCGCTGCCGGCCTGCTGCGCGCGGCGCGCCAGGCTGGCAAAAGCACCGCCGCCGGCAAACCGGTTGCCTCCGGTTGCCAGGTCACGCCCAAGGGCCTGCGCAACGCCGACGCCCTGGCGCTGCTCGCTGAGTGTTCATTACCGCTGACGTATGCCGAGGTCAACCCGGTGGCGTTCGAACCGGCCATTGCCCCCCATTTGGCCGCGCGAGAGGCGGGTGTGGCGCTGACGGTGCAGTCGCTGCTCAAACCCATGCAGCAGGTCCTGGCACGGCAAGCAGATTTCACCTTGATCGAAGGCGCGGGCGGCTGGCGCGTGCCATTGGCTGATCAGGACAACCTGTCGGACCTGGCCATGGCGCTCAAGTTACCGGTGATTCTGGTGGTGGGCGTGCGCCTGGGGTGCATCAGCCATGCGTTGCTGACTGCCGAAGCTATCGCAAGGGACGGTTTGCCCCTGGCGGGCTGGGTGGCGAATATCATCGACCCCAAGACCTCTCGTCTGGAAGAAAACCTCGCCACCCTGGCCGAGCGCTTGCCCGCTCCTTGCCTGGGCCGGGTGCCGAAACTCAAGCACGCCAGTGCTGAGGCGGTGGCCGAGCACCTGCAACTGGACCTGCTTGACTGA